A part of Agromyces protaetiae genomic DNA contains:
- a CDS encoding sensor histidine kinase, which yields MALGLPEHLARDALSHALGRAGQAAAFVCLAVATTTGIANSIQNGAPDGAIVAACMAAMAALLALVAWRPSISATIAYLVVGTGAVVYATAVVMASGVFPSANNAVLSLPLAALLLVGGAGTGTVLAILWAVLGYVLGQLATLTGCLITGTPWALNAVATFALAILLVVRTFDGLARRANARGETRLNHASRTTRELALRHESELRATARLHDTALVHLVAIAAAGSGEVDERIRAGIRQDFALIIGRNWASDHVIEEPASRRRLANALQTGANAGVEVRVSGDLDALALVSDEAADALDQAIAQCLVNIGRHAGTNVAELAIGAGGGEVTVAVLDEGIGFDVEAVPSDRIGLRTSIRWRIEQVGGTVRLWSTRGVGTTIVLTVPVVTE from the coding sequence ATGGCGCTGGGGCTGCCCGAGCATCTCGCGCGCGACGCGCTCAGCCACGCCCTCGGTCGCGCCGGCCAGGCGGCGGCGTTCGTGTGCCTCGCCGTCGCGACGACCACGGGGATCGCGAACTCGATCCAGAACGGCGCGCCCGACGGGGCGATCGTCGCGGCGTGCATGGCCGCGATGGCCGCGCTGCTCGCGCTCGTCGCCTGGCGGCCGTCGATTTCGGCGACGATCGCCTATCTCGTCGTCGGGACCGGCGCAGTCGTGTACGCGACGGCGGTGGTCATGGCGAGCGGAGTCTTCCCGTCCGCGAACAACGCCGTCCTGTCCTTGCCGCTCGCAGCCCTGCTGCTGGTCGGCGGCGCGGGCACCGGGACGGTGCTCGCGATCCTGTGGGCGGTGCTCGGGTACGTGCTCGGGCAACTCGCGACCCTGACCGGATGCCTCATCACGGGCACGCCGTGGGCGCTCAACGCCGTCGCGACGTTCGCCCTCGCGATCCTCCTCGTCGTGCGGACCTTCGACGGGCTCGCCCGCCGCGCCAACGCGCGAGGCGAGACCCGGCTCAATCATGCGAGCCGGACGACGCGCGAACTCGCCCTCCGGCACGAGTCCGAACTCCGTGCGACCGCACGCCTGCACGACACGGCCCTCGTCCACCTCGTCGCGATCGCCGCGGCGGGCTCGGGCGAGGTCGACGAGCGGATCCGTGCCGGCATCCGCCAGGACTTCGCCCTCATCATCGGCCGCAACTGGGCGAGCGACCATGTCATCGAGGAGCCCGCGTCGCGGCGGCGACTCGCGAACGCGCTCCAGACCGGGGCGAACGCGGGCGTCGAGGTCCGTGTCTCGGGCGACCTCGATGCGCTCGCGCTCGTGTCCGACGAAGCCGCCGACGCACTCGACCAGGCCATCGCGCAGTGCCTCGTCAACATCGGCCGGCACGCGGGCACGAACGTCGCCGAACTCGCGATCGGCGCGGGCGGCGGCGAGGTGACGGTCGCCGTGCTCGACGAGGGCATCGGGTTCGACGTCGAAGCGGTCCCCTCCGATCGCATCGGGCTCCGCACGTCGATCCGGTGGCGCATCGAACAGGTGGGCGGCACGGTACGCCTGTGGTCGACGCGCGGCGTCGGCACGACCATCGTCCTGACCGTCCCGGTGGTGACCGAGTGA
- a CDS encoding thymidine kinase, whose product MAKLYFRYGAMNSGKSTALLQAAFNYEERGHEVLLAKPSVDTKGDREIVSRLGVAREVDFTIAPDEDVLETFSRERGVVVSRTGRDVSCLLVDEAQFLTERQVDDLLRIAVIDGIPVLAYGIRTDFQTVAFPGSRRLLEVSHSLEELKTICRCGRKAIFNGRKIDGRYVFDGDQVAIDGVEVEYESLCGVCYLQESGGRLNGL is encoded by the coding sequence ATGGCGAAGCTGTATTTCCGGTACGGGGCGATGAACTCGGGCAAATCGACGGCGCTCCTGCAGGCGGCCTTCAACTACGAGGAGCGCGGGCACGAGGTGCTGCTCGCGAAGCCGTCGGTCGACACGAAGGGCGACCGCGAGATCGTGTCGCGCCTCGGCGTCGCGCGCGAGGTCGACTTCACGATCGCCCCCGACGAGGACGTGCTCGAGACGTTCTCGCGCGAACGCGGCGTCGTCGTGTCGCGCACCGGGCGCGATGTGAGCTGCCTGCTCGTCGACGAGGCGCAGTTCCTCACCGAGCGGCAGGTCGACGATCTGCTCCGCATCGCGGTCATCGACGGCATCCCGGTGCTCGCCTACGGCATCCGCACCGACTTCCAGACGGTCGCGTTCCCGGGCAGCAGGCGCCTGCTCGAGGTGTCGCACAGCCTCGAGGAGTTGAAGACGATCTGCCGGTGCGGGCGCAAGGCGATCTTCAACGGCCGCAAGATCGACGGCCGGTACGTGTTCGACGGCGACCAGGTCGCGATCGACGGCGTCGAGGTCGAGTACGAGTCGCTGTGCGGCGTCTGCTATCTGCAGGAGTCGGGCGGGCGGCTGAACGGGCTCTGA
- a CDS encoding ABC-F family ATP-binding cassette domain-containing protein, translated as MPVQFHLSDHLRADGLSVAYGERRVFADLSFAVSPGERLGLIGENGVGKSTLLRLLAGGAQPEASGRLTRPSRVGLLLQEVPFAPTDRVGDIVEDALAEVRAIERELDAAAEGLAASTDAAAAAERYARALDAAERADVWSVDARRDEVLDGLGLASIGLGRLIGEVSGGQRSRFALAALLLRAPDALLLDEPTNHLDDGAAAFLEARLRAWRGPVVFASHDRAFLDRAATGLLDLDPARVVATRDAVAGATVFGGTFTEYLAAKADERARWERQYDDEQGELRRLRLAVAETARDVSHRRGPTDNDKYVTKFKHSRTDQAISRRVRNAEGRLETLEREQVRKPPAPLAFAGIPPGSHALDESSGLLAQLTDVSVDDRLAIGSLQLAPTARLLVTGANGAGKSTLLGVLAGRVAPTRGSVQRRKGLRVGLLEQDVRFEHPDVSPRALYERALGERRAEQVPLASLGLVAPRDADRPVGVLSVGQQRRLALALVIARPPHVFLLDEPTNHLSLGLATDLEDALGTYPGAVVIASHDRWLRARWAGGELRLEAGRVAEEVPALAG; from the coding sequence ATGCCGGTGCAATTCCATCTCTCAGACCATCTCCGTGCCGACGGACTGTCGGTCGCCTACGGCGAACGACGTGTGTTCGCCGACCTCTCGTTCGCCGTCTCGCCCGGCGAGCGCCTCGGACTCATCGGCGAGAACGGCGTCGGCAAGTCGACGCTCCTGCGCCTGCTCGCGGGCGGCGCGCAGCCCGAGGCATCCGGTCGTCTCACGCGCCCGTCGCGCGTCGGCCTCCTGCTCCAGGAGGTGCCGTTCGCGCCGACCGATCGCGTCGGCGACATCGTCGAGGACGCGCTCGCCGAGGTGCGGGCGATCGAGCGCGAGCTCGACGCCGCGGCGGAGGGGCTCGCCGCCTCGACCGACGCGGCGGCCGCGGCGGAACGGTATGCGCGGGCGCTCGACGCGGCCGAGCGAGCCGACGTCTGGTCGGTCGATGCGCGCCGCGACGAGGTCCTCGACGGGCTCGGACTCGCGTCGATCGGTCTCGGCCGCCTGATCGGCGAGGTGTCGGGCGGCCAGCGGAGCCGGTTCGCGCTTGCGGCGCTGCTCCTCAGGGCTCCCGACGCGCTCCTCCTCGACGAGCCGACGAACCACCTCGACGACGGTGCCGCGGCGTTCCTCGAGGCGCGTCTGCGCGCGTGGCGGGGGCCCGTGGTGTTCGCGAGCCACGACCGCGCGTTCCTGGACCGGGCCGCGACGGGCCTGCTCGACCTCGACCCCGCGCGGGTCGTCGCGACGCGCGACGCGGTGGCCGGTGCCACCGTGTTCGGCGGCACGTTCACGGAGTACCTCGCGGCGAAGGCCGACGAGCGGGCGAGATGGGAGCGGCAGTACGACGACGAGCAGGGCGAGTTGCGGCGGCTGCGGCTCGCCGTCGCCGAGACCGCTCGCGACGTGTCGCATCGGCGCGGCCCGACCGACAACGACAAGTACGTGACGAAGTTCAAGCACTCCCGCACCGATCAGGCGATCTCGCGGCGGGTCCGCAACGCCGAGGGGCGGCTCGAGACCCTCGAGCGCGAGCAGGTGCGGAAGCCCCCGGCGCCCCTCGCGTTCGCGGGCATCCCGCCGGGATCGCACGCGTTGGACGAGTCATCCGGACTGCTCGCGCAACTGACGGATGTCTCGGTCGACGACCGCCTCGCGATCGGGTCGCTGCAGCTGGCGCCGACGGCGCGACTGCTCGTGACGGGCGCCAACGGCGCCGGCAAGTCGACCCTCCTCGGCGTGCTCGCGGGGCGCGTCGCGCCGACGCGCGGCAGCGTGCAACGGCGGAAGGGACTCAGGGTCGGCCTCCTCGAGCAGGATGTGCGATTCGAGCATCCGGATGTCTCGCCGCGCGCCCTCTACGAACGGGCGCTCGGCGAGCGGCGCGCCGAGCAGGTGCCGTTGGCATCGCTCGGGCTCGTGGCGCCGCGCGACGCCGACCGGCCCGTCGGCGTCCTTTCGGTCGGGCAGCAGCGTCGACTCGCGCTCGCGCTCGTGATCGCCCGTCCGCCGCACGTGTTCCTCCTCGACGAGCCCACGAACCACCTCTCGCTCGGGCTCGCGACCGACCTCGAGGACGCGCTCGGCACCTATCCCGGCGCGGTCGTCATCGCGAGCCACGACCGGTGGCTCAGGGCGCGCTGGGCGGGTGGTGAACTGCGGCTCGAGGCGGGGCGCGTCGCCGAGGAAGTTCCGGCGCTCGCAGGCTAA
- a CDS encoding polysaccharide biosynthesis tyrosine autokinase: protein MELRDYLRVLRQNWVLIVLLTLVGVAAASAYSLVQTPKYSSSAKVFVSTSGGASVSELQQGNTFTQQRVKTYADLATTAIVLLPVINSLGLDTTSEELAPHVTATAPLDTSLIEISVTDEDPAQAAKIATAVSESLTNVVESIETTNRPAGDDGAASTPTSPVRLTLVQHAAVPQAPVSPNVPLNIALGALVGLALGVGLAVLRATLDTRIRNERDVELISEAPIIGGIVFDPKAKERPLIVHADPHSPRAESFRTLRTNLQFLEPGRTDRAFVVTSSVESEGKSTTAANLAIALADAGARVLLVDADLRRPKVANYLGVEGAVGLTDLLIGRAELQDVVQGWGRNELYVLPAGSVPPNPSELLGSTTMVETIAELKRAFDVVLFDSPPLLPVTDAAVLARNVGGAIVVVAAGRAHRPQLRGAIAALQNVDAPVSGIVLTMLPTKGPDAYGYGRYGYGYGYGYVAREST, encoded by the coding sequence GTGGAACTGCGTGACTACCTTCGGGTACTGCGTCAGAACTGGGTGCTCATCGTGCTCTTGACGCTCGTGGGCGTCGCCGCGGCATCCGCGTACTCGCTCGTGCAGACGCCGAAGTACAGTTCGTCGGCGAAGGTGTTCGTGTCGACGTCGGGCGGGGCATCCGTCTCCGAGTTGCAACAGGGCAACACGTTCACGCAACAGCGCGTGAAGACGTACGCCGATCTCGCGACGACCGCGATCGTCCTGCTGCCGGTCATCAACAGCCTCGGGCTCGACACGACGAGCGAGGAGCTCGCACCTCACGTGACCGCGACGGCGCCGCTCGACACGAGCCTCATCGAGATCTCGGTCACCGACGAAGACCCCGCGCAGGCCGCGAAGATCGCGACGGCGGTCTCCGAGAGCCTCACGAACGTCGTCGAGTCGATCGAGACGACGAATCGTCCGGCGGGCGACGACGGCGCGGCGAGCACGCCGACGAGCCCCGTGCGACTGACCCTCGTGCAGCACGCCGCCGTTCCGCAGGCTCCCGTGAGCCCGAACGTGCCGCTCAACATCGCGCTCGGCGCGCTCGTGGGCCTCGCGCTCGGCGTGGGTCTCGCGGTCCTTCGGGCCACGCTCGACACGCGCATCCGCAACGAGCGCGACGTCGAGCTCATCAGCGAGGCGCCCATCATCGGCGGCATCGTGTTCGATCCGAAGGCCAAAGAGCGTCCGCTCATCGTGCACGCCGACCCGCATTCGCCGCGGGCCGAGTCGTTCCGCACGCTGCGCACGAACCTGCAGTTCCTCGAGCCGGGTCGCACCGATCGTGCGTTCGTCGTGACGAGCTCGGTCGAGTCCGAGGGCAAGTCGACGACCGCCGCGAACCTCGCGATCGCGCTCGCCGACGCGGGCGCCCGTGTGCTGCTCGTCGACGCCGACCTCAGGCGCCCGAAGGTCGCGAACTACCTCGGCGTCGAGGGCGCCGTGGGGCTCACCGACCTGCTCATCGGTCGCGCCGAGCTGCAAGACGTCGTGCAGGGGTGGGGTCGCAACGAGCTCTATGTGCTGCCCGCGGGGAGCGTCCCGCCGAACCCGAGCGAGTTGCTCGGCTCGACGACGATGGTCGAGACCATCGCCGAGCTCAAGCGCGCGTTCGACGTCGTGCTCTTCGACTCGCCTCCGCTGCTTCCGGTGACGGATGCCGCGGTGCTCGCGCGCAACGTCGGCGGCGCGATCGTCGTCGTCGCCGCGGGTCGCGCGCACCGCCCCCAACTTCGCGGGGCGATCGCGGCGCTCCAGAACGTGGATGCCCCGGTGTCGGGCATCGTGCTGACGATGCTGCCGACGAAGGGGCCCGACGCCTACGGGTACGGCCGCTACGGGTACGGCTACGGGTACGGCTACGTTGCGCGGGAGTCGACATGA
- a CDS encoding intein-containing Rv2578c family radical SAM protein, which translates to MRWSGQELGVEQGDTLPGLARLNNLVRSVQTPDFTGVTFHEVLAKSALNRVPGASSMPFTWTINPYRGCTHACAYCLDPDTMITMSDGRQKPLWAVEVGDEVLGTEPHGRYRRYAASKVLAKWSTTKPAHRIALADGTTIVASGDHRFLTDRGWKYVTRSTSGVGQRPYLTTSNSLVGFGSRAARAHQVLDEQYMRGYLAGMIRGDGMLLTREYTRRSGEQYRVNHFRLALADVEGLNRTRTYLEYFGVDVSTFRFAPATTTRREMTAIRTSRKAHFDRIASIIEWPTAPPSGWRAGYLAGVFDAEGSCSRGVLRISNSDEQILSEIERSLEAFDIDFVREPARDNGVANVRIRGGLGMRNAFFSITQPAITRKLALIGTTVKTTADLRIVAIEAIDGAQELIDITTTTGDFVAAGVVSHNCFARPTHEYLDLDAGDDFDRQIIVKVNVADVLGKELAKPSWRHEPVALGTNTDPYQRAEGRYALMPGIIESLAASGTPFSILTKGTLLRRDLPLLAEANRRVPVDLAMSIAIYDPELQQSVEPGTPSTKARLATVTAVREAGFDCSVFLMPVLPYLTDTRAHLDEAVRQAKAAGATRIAWTALHLRGSVKPWFMQWLEREHPELVDRYRSMYYGRNAYAPKEYRAWLGERMRPILRAHGLGREEVDPTTGGVRSSAMGFDARSRSVRAAAPGRVPVPEFAEPPNPDALF; encoded by the coding sequence GTGCGTTGGAGCGGGCAGGAACTCGGGGTCGAGCAGGGCGATACCCTGCCCGGCCTCGCGCGGCTCAACAATCTGGTGCGCTCGGTGCAGACGCCCGACTTCACGGGCGTGACGTTCCACGAGGTGCTTGCGAAGTCCGCCCTCAACCGGGTGCCGGGGGCCTCGTCGATGCCGTTCACGTGGACGATCAACCCCTACCGGGGCTGCACGCACGCGTGCGCATACTGTCTGGATCCCGACACGATGATCACGATGAGCGACGGGCGGCAGAAACCGCTCTGGGCGGTCGAAGTCGGCGATGAGGTGCTCGGCACAGAGCCGCATGGCAGGTACCGGCGATACGCGGCTTCGAAAGTGCTCGCGAAGTGGTCGACGACGAAGCCCGCTCACCGCATCGCCCTCGCCGACGGCACGACGATCGTGGCGAGCGGCGACCACCGCTTCCTCACCGATCGCGGGTGGAAGTACGTCACTCGTTCGACGTCGGGTGTCGGGCAGCGGCCGTACCTCACGACGTCGAACTCTCTCGTCGGTTTCGGGTCGAGAGCAGCCCGGGCGCATCAGGTGCTCGACGAACAGTACATGCGGGGCTATCTCGCGGGCATGATCCGCGGCGACGGGATGCTGCTGACCAGGGAATACACGAGGCGTTCTGGCGAGCAGTACCGGGTCAACCACTTCCGGCTTGCGCTCGCCGACGTCGAAGGCCTGAATCGGACTCGCACGTACCTCGAGTACTTCGGTGTCGATGTGTCGACCTTCAGATTCGCGCCTGCGACCACGACGCGGCGCGAGATGACGGCCATTCGCACAAGCCGCAAGGCGCACTTCGACCGGATCGCGTCGATCATCGAGTGGCCGACCGCTCCGCCGTCGGGTTGGAGAGCCGGATACCTCGCGGGCGTCTTCGATGCAGAGGGGTCCTGCTCGCGCGGGGTACTGAGGATCTCCAATTCCGACGAGCAGATCCTCAGCGAGATCGAACGTTCCCTCGAGGCCTTCGACATCGATTTCGTACGCGAACCGGCGCGTGACAACGGTGTCGCCAACGTCAGGATCCGCGGCGGGCTCGGTATGAGGAACGCGTTCTTCTCGATCACCCAACCGGCGATCACCCGCAAGCTCGCTCTCATCGGCACGACCGTGAAGACGACCGCCGATCTTCGGATCGTCGCTATCGAAGCGATCGACGGCGCACAGGAGCTGATCGACATCACGACGACGACGGGTGACTTCGTGGCAGCCGGCGTGGTGAGCCACAATTGCTTCGCGAGACCCACGCACGAGTACCTCGACCTCGACGCGGGCGACGACTTCGATCGGCAGATCATCGTCAAGGTCAACGTCGCAGACGTGCTCGGCAAAGAGCTCGCGAAGCCGTCGTGGCGGCATGAGCCCGTCGCCCTCGGCACCAACACCGACCCCTACCAACGCGCCGAGGGGCGCTACGCGCTCATGCCCGGCATCATCGAGTCGCTCGCCGCGAGCGGCACGCCGTTCAGCATCCTCACGAAGGGCACGCTCCTGCGACGCGACCTGCCGCTCCTCGCCGAGGCGAACCGTCGCGTGCCCGTCGACCTCGCGATGTCGATCGCGATCTACGACCCCGAACTGCAGCAGTCCGTCGAACCGGGCACCCCGAGCACGAAGGCGAGGCTCGCGACGGTGACCGCCGTGCGCGAAGCGGGGTTCGACTGCAGCGTCTTCCTCATGCCCGTGCTGCCGTACCTCACCGACACGCGTGCCCATCTCGACGAAGCCGTCCGGCAGGCCAAGGCGGCCGGGGCGACGCGCATCGCGTGGACGGCCCTGCACCTGCGCGGGTCGGTCAAGCCGTGGTTCATGCAGTGGCTCGAGCGGGAGCATCCCGAGCTCGTCGATCGCTACCGCTCCATGTACTACGGCCGCAACGCCTACGCGCCGAAGGAGTACCGGGCCTGGCTCGGCGAGCGCATGAGGCCGATCCTGCGGGCGCACGGGCTCGGCCGTGAAGAGGTCGATCCGACGACGGGCGGGGTCCGGTCGAGCGCGATGGGGTTCGATGCACGAAGCCGCAGCGTGCGTGCGGCGGCGCCCGGGCGCGTGCCCGTGCCCGAGTTCGCGGAGCCGCCGAACCCCGACGCGCTGTTCTGA
- a CDS encoding CPBP family intramembrane glutamic endopeptidase: MTSCAGALVIVVLAVIGWNAVIRTVVLAPIVQALGAFLVVWVPLLAAIALAARAARRGGTPFIARPFFRPIDVLWGAGVGFLARGAAAGIEIAITGRMSGTGALIEPEPSTVWLVFIVAPLIVGPVIEETFFRGTLLPAVRGAALANGARPTTSAAVAVAVSALLFALLHTLDATSPTLAFVAGASSFVFGLGASLLTVFTGRLGGAIIAHVVFNGLLVALVLG, from the coding sequence ATGACGTCATGTGCCGGCGCGCTCGTCATTGTGGTGCTGGCCGTCATCGGATGGAACGCCGTCATCCGCACCGTCGTGCTCGCGCCGATCGTGCAGGCCCTCGGCGCGTTCCTCGTCGTGTGGGTGCCCCTTCTCGCCGCGATCGCCCTCGCCGCGCGAGCCGCCCGCCGCGGCGGAACACCGTTCATCGCACGCCCGTTCTTCCGCCCCATCGACGTGCTGTGGGGCGCCGGGGTCGGCTTCCTCGCGCGCGGTGCCGCCGCGGGCATCGAGATCGCGATCACGGGGCGGATGTCGGGAACCGGCGCCCTCATCGAGCCCGAGCCGAGCACCGTCTGGCTCGTGTTCATCGTCGCGCCGCTCATCGTCGGCCCCGTCATCGAAGAGACGTTCTTCCGCGGAACGCTCCTGCCCGCCGTGCGCGGCGCGGCGCTTGCGAATGGCGCGCGGCCCACGACATCCGCCGCCGTTGCCGTCGCGGTCAGCGCGCTGCTGTTCGCCCTGCTGCACACCCTCGACGCGACCTCGCCGACCCTCGCGTTCGTCGCGGGCGCCTCGTCGTTCGTGTTCGGTCTCGGGGCTTCGCTGCTCACCGTCTTCACAGGACGGCTCGGGGGCGCGATCATCGCCCACGTCGTGTTCAACGGGCTGCTCGTCGCGCTCGTGCTGGGCTGA